A section of the Pseudomonas prosekii genome encodes:
- the mltA gene encoding murein transglycosylase A, whose amino-acid sequence MNSRFKAWRPRLTWTLPMVAVLAGCTGGENNAPKTHALATYTSATWEALPAVSDADLVAGFGSWRSACTRLKADPIWGQTCAASANVPASADAIRGFLKQNLDVYGLRAANDNPNGLITGYYEPVYPGSLTQTEVANIPVYGVPEDMIVVSLDSIYPELKGKRLRGRLEGRVLKPYDDAATIENNGVKAPVVAWLTDPMNLQFLQIQGSGRIQLDSGRQLRIAYADQNGHPYRPIGRWLVEQGELKKEEVTMGAISAWAKANPERIPQLLASNPSYVFFTQNPDSNEGPRGSLNVPLTAGYSAAVDRKVIPLGSLLWLSTTKPDGSALVRPVAAQDTGGAIAGEVRADLFWGTGEAAGQLAGDMKQQGQIWMLWPKGAALPQVPQVADAVKP is encoded by the coding sequence ATGAACAGCCGTTTCAAGGCCTGGCGCCCCCGCCTGACCTGGACCCTGCCGATGGTAGCCGTGCTCGCAGGCTGCACCGGCGGCGAAAACAACGCCCCCAAAACCCACGCATTGGCGACTTACACCAGCGCCACGTGGGAAGCATTGCCAGCTGTGTCCGACGCTGACCTGGTGGCCGGTTTCGGTTCCTGGCGCAGCGCCTGCACACGCCTCAAGGCTGATCCGATCTGGGGCCAGACCTGCGCCGCGTCCGCCAATGTGCCGGCCAGCGCCGATGCAATTCGTGGTTTCCTCAAACAAAACCTCGACGTCTATGGCCTGCGCGCCGCCAACGACAACCCGAATGGCTTGATCACCGGTTACTACGAACCGGTCTACCCCGGCAGCCTGACCCAGACCGAAGTGGCGAACATTCCGGTCTACGGCGTGCCCGAAGACATGATCGTTGTCTCACTGGACAGCATTTATCCGGAACTCAAGGGCAAACGCCTGCGCGGACGCCTCGAAGGTCGGGTGCTCAAGCCTTATGACGACGCTGCCACCATCGAGAACAACGGCGTCAAGGCGCCGGTGGTTGCCTGGCTGACGGATCCGATGAACCTGCAATTCCTGCAAATCCAGGGCTCGGGACGCATCCAGCTCGACAGCGGTCGCCAGTTGCGCATCGCCTATGCCGACCAGAACGGCCACCCCTATCGGCCGATCGGTCGCTGGTTGGTCGAACAGGGTGAACTGAAGAAAGAAGAAGTGACCATGGGCGCCATCAGCGCGTGGGCAAAAGCCAATCCCGAGCGGATTCCGCAACTGCTGGCGAGCAACCCCAGCTATGTGTTCTTCACGCAAAACCCGGACAGCAACGAAGGGCCACGCGGCTCGCTCAACGTGCCATTGACGGCCGGTTACAGCGCGGCGGTGGATCGCAAGGTGATTCCTTTGGGCAGCCTGTTGTGGTTATCGACGACCAAACCGGATGGCAGCGCACTGGTGCGTCCGGTCGCGGCACAGGACACCGGCGGCGCAATTGCCGGCGAAGTCCGCGCCGATTTGTTCTGGGGCACCGGCGAAGCAGCCGGGCAACTGGCTGGCGACATGAAGCAGCAAGGACAGATCTGGATGTTGTGGCCAAAAGGTGCAGCGCTGCCGCAAGTGCCGCAGGTGGCGGATGCGGTGAAGCCTTGA